In Aliamphritea ceti, a single window of DNA contains:
- a CDS encoding LysR substrate-binding domain-containing protein, whose translation MQSRRLDLPSLTAIRAFEVAARQQSFKAAADELCVTPAAISRQIKQLEEQLTTALFERGHRQVKLTTEGERLFRATNNAFDEITTVAREIRGQVADSYLNLHATSSFSRLWMVPRLSRLRQNYPNLHLHLISVESTPNEADKFDAAVTLGLNELAGYQSEFLFAEEIFPVCTPEFLAQYPQAVTLEGLQQLPLLDLDPAFWQARWWSPVNWNFWLSHCGVKQPEVKAQMYFSHLPMLMDTVLEGIGVGLGWRHLTEDLLRSGRLIRPIKESYLAPERKHYFVCRKELADTPGMRLLRDWLLEETAVLREVELPD comes from the coding sequence ATGCAATCCCGTCGCCTCGATTTACCTTCGTTAACAGCTATTCGCGCTTTTGAGGTTGCAGCAAGGCAACAGAGCTTTAAAGCTGCTGCTGATGAGCTGTGTGTGACGCCAGCAGCGATTAGCCGACAGATTAAACAACTGGAAGAACAGTTAACGACCGCTTTGTTTGAGCGCGGCCACCGACAGGTAAAACTGACGACTGAAGGTGAGCGGTTATTCAGGGCGACCAATAATGCGTTCGATGAAATAACCACTGTTGCCAGGGAAATACGTGGCCAGGTAGCTGATAGTTATCTTAATTTGCATGCGACCAGTTCTTTTTCCCGCCTCTGGATGGTCCCACGGCTTAGCCGGCTGCGTCAGAATTATCCTAATTTGCATCTACATCTGATCAGCGTGGAATCCACGCCGAACGAAGCAGATAAGTTTGATGCAGCGGTGACTCTGGGTTTGAATGAACTGGCCGGTTATCAGTCAGAGTTTCTTTTTGCTGAAGAAATATTCCCGGTATGTACACCTGAATTTTTAGCCCAGTATCCTCAGGCAGTAACATTGGAAGGCTTGCAGCAGTTGCCTTTGCTGGATCTGGATCCGGCATTCTGGCAGGCCCGCTGGTGGTCGCCGGTGAACTGGAATTTCTGGTTGAGCCACTGTGGCGTTAAGCAGCCGGAGGTTAAAGCACAAATGTATTTTAGTCACTTGCCTATGCTGATGGATACGGTACTGGAAGGCATTGGTGTTGGCCTTGGCTGGCGCCATCTGACTGAAGATTTATTGCGCAGTGGGCGCCTGATCCGGCCAATTAAAGAAAGCTATTTAGCGCCTGAGCGTAAACATTATTTTGTTTGCAGAAAAGAGTTGGCTGATACCCCTGGTATGCGATTGTTGCGTGATTGGCTGTTAGAAGAAACGGCAGTGCTTAGGGAAGTGGAACTTCCTGATTGA
- the tyrS gene encoding tyrosine--tRNA ligase produces MTTETARLLEDLQQRNLIAQKSGDDEGFTAYFSQPGRVVYCGFDPTADSLHVGHLVPLLMLKRFQLAGHKPLALIGGATGMIGDPSFKASERSLNSADVVTEWVTKLGQQITGILDVENPASAAQIVNNGDWMAGMDVLTFLRDVGKFFSVNSMIGKESVKQRINRPEQGISFTEFSYSLLQSYDFAELNRRYDCSLQIGGNDQWGNITAGIDLTRRMNRQQVFGMTLPLITKSDGTKFGKTESGAVWLDPAKTSPYSFYQFWLNSTDADVYDYLRYYTFLSVVEIAEIETGDQQRNGKPQGQRILAEQLTLLIHGESGLEQAQRISQAMFSGDPRALTLDELQQLSLDGAPKLQQAADSDLQDVLVKAGLAGSRRIARELMTAGAVLVNGLVVEDTDMQLSQAQALYGCYVLIRKGKKHFCLIEIN; encoded by the coding sequence ATGACCACTGAAACCGCACGGCTGCTGGAAGACTTGCAGCAACGTAATTTGATTGCCCAGAAATCCGGAGATGATGAGGGGTTCACTGCATATTTTTCACAACCGGGCCGGGTGGTTTATTGTGGTTTTGATCCGACTGCTGACAGTTTGCACGTTGGCCATTTGGTGCCGCTGTTGATGCTGAAACGTTTTCAGCTAGCGGGCCATAAACCGTTAGCGTTGATTGGCGGTGCAACAGGCATGATTGGTGACCCTAGTTTTAAAGCATCAGAGCGGAGCTTAAACAGCGCTGATGTAGTAACTGAGTGGGTAACTAAATTAGGCCAGCAGATCACCGGCATTCTTGATGTTGAGAATCCCGCCAGTGCTGCGCAAATAGTTAATAATGGTGACTGGATGGCGGGAATGGATGTGCTGACATTCCTGCGTGATGTCGGCAAGTTCTTTTCAGTGAACAGCATGATAGGTAAGGAGTCTGTGAAGCAGCGGATCAACCGTCCGGAGCAAGGCATCTCGTTTACCGAATTTTCTTACAGCTTGTTGCAATCGTATGATTTCGCAGAGCTGAACCGGCGTTACGACTGTTCACTGCAAATCGGTGGTAATGATCAGTGGGGTAACATTACAGCCGGCATTGATCTGACCAGGCGGATGAACAGACAGCAAGTGTTTGGTATGACTTTGCCGCTGATTACTAAATCTGACGGGACTAAGTTCGGTAAAACAGAATCCGGTGCGGTGTGGCTGGACCCGGCCAAGACTTCGCCTTACAGCTTTTATCAGTTTTGGCTCAACAGTACTGATGCGGATGTTTATGATTACCTGCGCTACTACACATTCCTCAGTGTTGTCGAGATTGCTGAAATAGAAACTGGTGACCAGCAACGTAATGGCAAACCACAGGGGCAAAGAATTCTGGCAGAGCAACTTACGTTACTGATTCATGGTGAGTCAGGGTTAGAACAGGCGCAACGTATTTCCCAGGCTATGTTCAGTGGAGATCCGCGAGCGCTGACACTGGATGAGTTGCAGCAGTTGAGTTTAGACGGCGCACCGAAGTTACAACAGGCGGCGGATAGTGATTTACAGGATGTACTGGTAAAGGCCGGTTTAGCCGGGTCACGCAGAATAGCCCGAGAACTGATGACAGCAGGTGCTGTACTGGTAAATGGTTTGGTTGTTGAGGATACCGATATGCAGCTGAGTCAGGCGCAAGCGCTATATGGCTGCTATGTGCTAATACGTAAGGGTAAGAAGCATTTCTGCCTGATAGAAATTAACTGA
- a CDS encoding aspartate aminotransferase family protein, with protein sequence MSTNSPAQTFWNPMVHPGDPRSRNGIVITKGDGNYVQNQEGQWLVDGVGGLWNVNVGHNRKEVKDAITAQLDELEYFQIFDGISHPRVSELSDKIIGMLEPEGMARVMYSSGGSDAVETALKLARQYWKAVGQAQRYKFISLKQGYHGVHFGGASVNGNTVFRTNYEPVLPGCIHIDTPWLYRNPWNTEDPQELGELAAKQLEAEIVFQGPDTVAAFIAEPIQGAGGVIVPPANYWPLIREVCDKYGVLLIADEVVTGFGRSGSMFGVRGWGVAADIQCFAKGINSGYIPLGATVINQRVADGIEKCDNFSGAVMHGYTYSGHPVACASALASLKIVEDENLPENAGRQGADLLEKLQAKLLDFPSVGEIRGKGLMVALDLVSDKKTREPIDPMSGFANQVAAVALQEGVIVRPVGTKIILSPPLTIGTEEVDKIVNALHQGFAAVDK encoded by the coding sequence ATGAGTACAAACAGCCCAGCACAGACATTTTGGAATCCGATGGTACACCCGGGTGATCCACGCTCACGTAACGGCATTGTTATTACCAAGGGTGACGGCAACTACGTTCAGAATCAGGAAGGCCAGTGGCTGGTCGATGGCGTAGGCGGTCTGTGGAACGTAAACGTAGGCCACAACCGTAAAGAAGTTAAAGACGCAATTACGGCGCAGTTAGATGAACTGGAATACTTCCAGATTTTCGATGGAATCAGCCACCCACGGGTAAGCGAGCTGTCTGATAAAATTATCGGCATGCTGGAACCTGAAGGCATGGCACGGGTAATGTACAGCTCAGGCGGTTCTGACGCAGTTGAAACGGCGCTTAAACTCGCCCGCCAGTATTGGAAAGCCGTTGGTCAGGCACAGCGTTACAAGTTTATATCCTTGAAACAGGGTTACCACGGCGTTCATTTTGGCGGGGCATCTGTCAACGGTAACACTGTATTCCGTACTAACTATGAACCTGTTCTTCCAGGCTGTATCCACATTGATACACCATGGTTATATCGAAACCCATGGAACACTGAAGACCCTCAGGAGTTGGGTGAACTGGCAGCTAAGCAACTGGAAGCAGAGATCGTTTTCCAGGGTCCGGATACCGTTGCAGCTTTCATTGCTGAACCAATTCAGGGTGCCGGCGGTGTGATCGTGCCTCCTGCTAATTACTGGCCACTGATCCGTGAAGTTTGTGACAAGTACGGCGTACTCTTGATTGCAGATGAAGTTGTCACCGGCTTTGGCCGTTCCGGCAGCATGTTCGGTGTACGTGGCTGGGGCGTTGCGGCAGATATCCAGTGTTTCGCGAAAGGTATCAACTCCGGTTACATCCCTCTGGGTGCAACAGTCATCAACCAGCGTGTTGCTGACGGCATTGAAAAGTGCGACAACTTTAGCGGTGCGGTAATGCACGGCTACACTTACTCTGGCCACCCAGTTGCCTGTGCTTCTGCACTGGCATCACTGAAAATCGTTGAAGACGAAAATCTGCCAGAAAATGCAGGCCGTCAGGGCGCGGACCTGCTTGAGAAACTACAGGCTAAACTGTTGGACTTCCCTTCTGTCGGTGAGATTCGCGGTAAGGGTCTGATGGTTGCGCTTGATCTGGTCAGCGATAAGAAAACCCGTGAGCCAATCGATCCAATGAGCGGCTTTGCAAATCAAGTTGCAGCTGTCGCACTGCAGGAAGGCGTAATTGTTCGTCCTGTTGGCACCAAGATCATTCTGTCACCACCGCTGACTATCGGTACTGAAGAAGTCGATAAGATTGTAAACGCACTGCATCAGGGGTTTGCGGCTGTCGATAAATAA
- a CDS encoding YybH family protein encodes MSISMEVMDEIRARDEAFTEAYHKGDAAGLAALYTKDGEFLPPNTDIVKGRSAIEKQFQTFMDMGVKEIKLETTELDGFGNTAFEIGTYILEDAENMMLDQGKFMVIWKKESGQWKLHRDMINSNMPAPH; translated from the coding sequence ATGAGCATTTCAATGGAAGTCATGGATGAAATCAGGGCTAGGGATGAGGCGTTCACTGAGGCTTATCATAAAGGTGATGCTGCCGGTTTAGCGGCGCTTTATACGAAGGACGGTGAGTTCTTGCCGCCGAATACCGATATCGTAAAGGGGCGGTCTGCAATTGAAAAGCAGTTCCAGACGTTTATGGATATGGGGGTGAAAGAGATCAAGTTGGAAACCACTGAACTGGATGGCTTTGGAAACACTGCTTTTGAGATTGGCACATATATTTTGGAAGATGCTGAAAATATGATGCTTGATCAGGGAAAGTTCATGGTTATCTGGAAGAAAGAATCAGGCCAGTGGAAACTTCACCGGGATATGATTAATTCAAATATGCCTGCACCGCATTAG
- a CDS encoding helix-turn-helix transcriptional regulator — protein MGQINQQRLSGLYKFQDECLTLLTGVVDVNHAVTYLLDDRAKPMCYKNHKMQPLMHREYLSDFYKSDPLYPANFKESRADVVKMNDLVLPYRRNNHPYYRDFVTPWGIQDIVELFFHVDGKLIAGAALFTSKDQPEILSDDLKKINHLHRFIEYSLEQNLSTPTQTSFDDFCDEYQLTAKERVVVQLVTQGLPNKSIAQNLCCSLATIKTHLQHIFSKMAVNSKAEVANLVYSQNCQL, from the coding sequence ATGGGCCAGATCAATCAACAACGTCTTTCAGGTTTATATAAGTTTCAGGATGAATGTCTGACACTGCTAACCGGTGTCGTAGATGTTAATCACGCGGTCACTTATCTGTTAGATGATCGCGCTAAGCCTATGTGCTACAAAAACCATAAGATGCAGCCACTGATGCATCGGGAATACCTGTCAGATTTTTATAAATCAGACCCGCTATATCCAGCGAACTTCAAGGAAAGCCGTGCCGACGTAGTAAAGATGAATGATCTGGTGCTGCCGTACCGGCGCAATAATCACCCTTATTACCGTGATTTTGTTACCCCCTGGGGGATTCAGGACATAGTCGAATTATTCTTTCATGTAGACGGCAAACTGATTGCAGGTGCCGCTCTGTTTACCTCAAAAGATCAACCAGAAATACTCAGTGATGATCTTAAAAAGATCAATCACCTGCACCGCTTTATCGAATATTCTCTGGAGCAAAATCTGTCTACACCCACGCAGACCAGTTTTGATGACTTCTGTGATGAATACCAACTGACAGCGAAAGAACGTGTAGTCGTTCAGCTAGTGACGCAGGGATTACCGAATAAGTCGATTGCGCAGAATCTGTGTTGCAGCCTGGCAACTATTAAGACTCACTTGCAACACATTTTTAGCAAGATGGCAGTGAACAGCAAAGCGGAAGTAGCAAATCTTGTGTACAGCCAAAACTGCCAGCTATAA
- a CDS encoding SDR family NAD(P)-dependent oxidoreductase, with translation MRFENKTVLITGGAGGVGQTLVKLFASEGAKVMIADLHDSACADVAANVAEVTGRDCEDIRYFSGNLREREYCDAVVEHTVATFGGLDILLNNAGIIPRGTVEETTDEMWFTAMDVNLNAVFFLCRAAVPHMKQNGGAIVNTSSVWGTYPGPAHVAYCTSKGAVAALTKNLGRDCAPLGIRVNAVCPHEINTPMIRSGFERRGLDPDKAVEELNKTVPIGRIAEPEDIADVIAFLASNEARYIAGETIEVTGAKPVSG, from the coding sequence ATGCGATTTGAAAATAAAACCGTGCTGATTACCGGCGGTGCCGGTGGCGTAGGCCAAACTTTAGTAAAACTCTTTGCCAGCGAAGGCGCGAAAGTGATGATTGCAGACCTGCATGATTCAGCCTGTGCTGATGTCGCAGCAAACGTTGCAGAGGTAACCGGCCGTGATTGTGAAGATATTCGCTATTTCTCCGGCAATTTGCGTGAACGCGAATATTGCGACGCGGTTGTTGAACATACAGTAGCTACCTTTGGTGGCCTGGATATCTTACTTAACAACGCAGGCATTATTCCCCGGGGCACCGTCGAAGAAACCACAGATGAGATGTGGTTTACCGCTATGGATGTAAACCTCAATGCTGTGTTTTTCCTGTGTCGCGCCGCTGTACCGCACATGAAGCAAAATGGCGGTGCCATTGTGAACACCTCCTCTGTATGGGGGACTTATCCGGGCCCCGCTCATGTCGCTTATTGCACCAGTAAAGGTGCCGTTGCAGCACTGACTAAAAACCTTGGCCGTGACTGTGCACCACTTGGCATTCGGGTTAATGCCGTCTGCCCTCACGAAATTAATACGCCAATGATCCGCTCCGGTTTCGAACGTCGTGGTCTTGATCCTGATAAAGCTGTCGAAGAACTCAATAAAACAGTGCCTATTGGCCGTATCGCTGAGCCTGAAGATATCGCAGATGTAATCGCCTTTCTGGCATCTAATGAAGCCCGTTACATTGCTGGCGAAACCATTGAAGTCACCGGCGCCAAACCGGTTTCAGGCTAA
- a CDS encoding SDR family NAD(P)-dependent oxidoreductase, with product MINLDNKLAIVTGGGRGIGRGITQQLLNAGARVLIAQRQPLNNELAKHPQISFIKADLLEQQAPYEIAAAAEALGGADILVNNAGFMFEMALDDMQEEDWDRMMTVNMRAPVFLCKALLSQMRAKGGGSIINIGSIEGIGANPLHAAYCASKAGVHGFSRALAVDLGTDGIRCNAIAPGWINSDLSNDYINAQNNPTQARQDLHAMHPVGRTGEPNDIGAMVVFLASEASGFVTGQTFTVDGGRTAKLPLPF from the coding sequence ATGATAAATCTGGATAACAAATTAGCAATCGTCACCGGCGGCGGCCGGGGTATTGGTCGTGGCATCACTCAACAGCTGCTCAACGCTGGCGCCCGGGTATTAATTGCCCAGCGCCAGCCACTGAATAACGAACTGGCAAAGCACCCTCAGATTAGTTTTATTAAAGCTGATTTACTTGAGCAGCAGGCTCCCTATGAAATAGCCGCAGCTGCAGAGGCCTTAGGCGGTGCAGACATTCTGGTAAATAATGCCGGCTTCATGTTTGAAATGGCATTGGATGACATGCAAGAAGAAGACTGGGACCGGATGATGACAGTTAACATGCGCGCCCCGGTATTTCTCTGTAAGGCACTACTTAGTCAGATGCGTGCCAAAGGTGGTGGTAGCATTATCAATATTGGCTCGATAGAAGGCATTGGTGCTAATCCGCTTCATGCTGCTTACTGTGCTTCTAAAGCGGGGGTTCATGGCTTCAGCCGCGCACTGGCAGTAGATTTAGGCACAGATGGCATTCGCTGTAATGCTATCGCCCCTGGCTGGATCAACTCAGACCTGAGCAATGATTACATCAATGCTCAGAACAATCCTACTCAGGCCAGGCAGGACCTGCATGCAATGCACCCAGTCGGACGTACCGGTGAACCAAATGATATTGGAGCTATGGTGGTCTTCCTTGCCAGCGAAGCTTCAGGATTTGTTACCGGTCAGACCTTCACTGTCGACGGCGGCCGCACCGCTAAACTGCCCTTACCTTTTTGA